In Streptomyces sp. HUAS ZL42, the DNA window GGCCTGCATTCGTGCAGCGGCAGCCGCAGGCCGCCCGCCGCCGCGGCCCGCAGGCTCGGCCGGAAAGCCTCCGCGAGCACGCGCGCGTCGTCGAGGGCGTGGTGCGCCCGCTGCTGTACGACGCCGAAGTGCGCCGCCAGCGACTCCAGCTTGTGGTTGGGCAGCGGCAGACGCAGCTCCTTGGAGAGCGCGATGGTGCACAGCCGCTGCCGCACCGGTGCCTCGCGCTCCGCGCGCGCGTACTCCCGCGCGATCATCTGCCAGTCGAAGACGGCGTTGTGCGCGACGAGCACCCGGCCGTCCAGGCGAGCCGTGAACTCCTCGGCGATGTCCTGGAAAAGGGGAGCGCCCTCGAGCATCTCAGTCGTCAGGCCATGGATCCAGACCGGTCCCGGGTCGCGCTCCGGGTTGACCGTCGTGTACCAGTGGTCCTCGACCTCGCCGCGCGCGTCCAGCCGGTAGACGGCCGCCGAGATGATCCGGTCGTCCCGGGCCAGGCCCGTGGTCTCCACGTCAACGACCGCGTATCCGTGGGGATACGCGGCCGGCCATTCCGCGGGGTGGGGCGCTGCGGTCGTACGGTCTTCGAGCATGGTCCATGAGGATACGGGCCACGACTGACAGCACGGGCACGAGCATGTCGGGCGAGAACAGGCCGGTGGCCGGGTTCTTGAGGCTCATCACGTCGAGCAACGCGCCTAGGGCGCGCGGATCGCGGGCGCTGGTCTCGGCGCAGCGGTCGACGGAACGGGCCGGTAGCCGCTCCACCAAGGTGACGTCCTGTCCGACGGCCAGGTCCCAGGCGGCGGCGACGGGCCGGGACGCGGCGCGCCCTCGACAAGGCCGGGCAGCAGTTCACCGAAGCACTCACCCCGACGCTCAACACGGGGTGCGCGTGCCGGGCCCGCGGTACCCCCCGACGTGGTTCGGGCGTGTCCGGCAGGAGGTCGCGTTCGAGGTGTGGTGGGGCAGCCTACTTCCTCCTTCACGCTCGCTGCTGTAACGGTGTCCTATGTGACGCCCCGTCAGTAGAGCCTCCCGGAAAGGGCGGTACGGCATGGCACACGCACGCGTACGGTACGGCGCGCGGACCGAGGCGGAGATCGCCGCCGCGCGCGCCGCGAGCGCGAAGCTCCCCGACATCTGGTCCACGGGCGTGGTGGCCCTCTGGGAGACCGACCCGGACGCGGTCGCGGCCGTCCTGCCGCCGCCCCTGAAGCCGACCGGCCACCCCGTGGTCAGGGTGAACATCAGCAAGGTCGACCTGCCCGGATACCCGCTGGGAGCGGGCTCGTTCGCGGTGGCCGCCGAACACGACGGGGTCGACGGGTGGTACCCGCTGGTGATGCCGATGACCCACGAACGCGCGCTGACCGGCGGCCGCGAGGTCTTCGGCGAGCCCAAGAAGCTCGGCGAGGTGACCGTCGAGCGCGACGGCCTCGCCGTACGGGCGTCGCTGGCGCGGCACGGCATCGCCTTCGTCGAGGTCCGCGGCGCGGTGAGCGGTGGGCTGCCGCTGCCGGAGCCGAGCCGGAAGACCGACTTCTACTTCAAGTTCCTTCCGGCGGTGGACGGTTCGGGCTTCGACGCCGACCCGGTGCTGGTGCACTGCGTACGCAACGAGCGGGTGCGCCGACTGGAGCGGGTGACCGGGGACGTCGTCCTGCGCGAGTCCGTGTACGACCCGGTCGCCGACCTCCCCGTCCACCGGCTCCTCGGCATCACGCTCGGCGAGAAGAGCAGCGACCAGCGGGGCAGGGTCGTGGAACGGGTCAGTGCACAGGCGCTGCTGCCGTACGTCCACCAGCGCTACGACGACCCGCGGCACCTGTACGACGGACCTCCCGAGGGGAGCTGAGCATGGACCTGCGCGAGGGACAGGTCGCCGTCGTCACGGGCGCCGCGAGCGGGATCGGGCTGGCCATGGCCCGGCGGTTCGCGGCCGAGGGCCTGAAGGTGGTCCTCGCCGACGTCGAGGAGGGCGCGCTCGACAAGGCCGCCTCGGGGCTGCGCGCGGGGGGCGCCGACGTGCACGCGCGCGTGGTCGACGTCGGCGTACGCGAAGAGGTGGATCGGCTGGCCGAGTCGGCCTACGACACGTACGGCGCCGTCCACGTCCTGTGCAACAACGCCGGGGTTGGCTCGGGCGCCGAGGGCCGCATGTGGGAGCACGAGCCGAACGACTGGAAGTGGGCCTTCGCCGTCAACGTGTGGGGCGTCTTCCACGGCGTCCAGGCCTTCGTGCCCCGCATGCTGGCAGGCGGGGAGCCGGGTCACGTGGTCAACACGTCGTCCGGCGACGGCGGAATCGCCCCACTGCCCACCGCCTCCGTGTACGCCGTCACCAAGGCGGCGGTCGTCACGATGACGGAGTCCCTGTACGCCCACCTGAAAGCGGAGCACACGC includes these proteins:
- a CDS encoding DEDDh family exonuclease, which produces MLEDRTTAAPHPAEWPAAYPHGYAVVDVETTGLARDDRIISAAVYRLDARGEVEDHWYTTVNPERDPGPVWIHGLTTEMLEGAPLFQDIAEEFTARLDGRVLVAHNAVFDWQMIAREYARAEREAPVRQRLCTIALSKELRLPLPNHKLESLAAHFGVVQQRAHHALDDARVLAEAFRPSLRAAAAGGLRLPLHECRPLTEWNDRPAPRIGQQPGGYGGYSGYRPGSWRPSRKRPACPYPNPGRYEEGKPLKQGMRVAFSGDTSVDRELLEDRAVEAGLHIATSLSRLTSLLVTNDPDSGTSKVVKARQYGTPVVDEAAFGQLLRDVTAADE
- a CDS encoding acetoacetate decarboxylase family protein — translated: MAHARVRYGARTEAEIAAARAASAKLPDIWSTGVVALWETDPDAVAAVLPPPLKPTGHPVVRVNISKVDLPGYPLGAGSFAVAAEHDGVDGWYPLVMPMTHERALTGGREVFGEPKKLGEVTVERDGLAVRASLARHGIAFVEVRGAVSGGLPLPEPSRKTDFYFKFLPAVDGSGFDADPVLVHCVRNERVRRLERVTGDVVLRESVYDPVADLPVHRLLGITLGEKSSDQRGRVVERVSAQALLPYVHQRYDDPRHLYDGPPEGS
- a CDS encoding SDR family NAD(P)-dependent oxidoreductase, yielding MDLREGQVAVVTGAASGIGLAMARRFAAEGLKVVLADVEEGALDKAASGLRAGGADVHARVVDVGVREEVDRLAESAYDTYGAVHVLCNNAGVGSGAEGRMWEHEPNDWKWAFAVNVWGVFHGVQAFVPRMLAGGEPGHVVNTSSGDGGIAPLPTASVYAVTKAAVVTMTESLYAHLKAEHTRVGASVLFPGPHMLRTGLWESHRNRPERYAKRRPRRTPYRSLGQWETAMRDAGREVRFTPVEEVADFVVDGIRADRFWLLPESEHSDAQIRARAQSMLERANPSYLESFVLD